In Calothrix sp. NIES-2098, the DNA window ATCCACAATTTTGTTTTTGCGGTCAATAGCGCTGGTACAGCAACTAGAGTTGCAAGTGAGGTGAGTGAGTCTCTGATTAAGTGGGAACCTCGGATTGATCTAATTAATGTAAATGCCTTTCCTGATCCCGACAAAGCCTACATATTGCTAATCTCCATCGATTATCGGGTGCGTGCTACTAACAACGAATTCAACATAGTCTATCCATTTTATTTGGAATATCAGGGTGTATGAATTTATGAAAGTTCCGGAGATTGACAAGCGCAACTATGACGATATTGTTGCCCGTACGGAAACCTTAGTTCAAGCTTTTACAAGTGAGGTAAAGCCGACATTTGAAGCACTTAAGAGTCGTACTCTCAATCAAGATATTACTGACCCTGATACGGGTAAGATAATTGCTGCTGGAACTTATATAAATGATGATTTAGCCAAGCAAATCAGTGAAATTAAAGGACTGAACCTGGTAAAAGTGCAGCCTTGGCAAGCATCTGAAGATCATGATGCTGGTGGGGCGCTGATCCATATCTTTGCGCGAATGGTGCAACTAGCGATCGCTCGCCTCAATAAAGTACCAGAGAAGAATTTCTTGGCTTTTTTGGATTTGATTGGTATTCAAACCCAACCGCCCCAGCCAGCCAGAGTCCCCTTGACTTTCAATTTAGCAACTGGTAGTCCCCTTGATACTTTCGTCCCTGCTCAAACTCAAGCAATCGCTCCACCAACTGAAACCAAACCAGAAGAAATTACTTTTGAGACTGATCGCGATTTAGTTGTCACCCCATCCCAACTGATGGCGGTGTTTGTGCGTGACCCTCTGAGCGATCGCTATGGTGATTATACAGAAGTAGCTCAGGGTTTGGTAGATAAAAGCTTTTCTGCTTTCAGTGGCGATCGCCCCATTACCCACAGTTTTTATTTAGCCAACGACGAGTTATTTTTATTACCTAATCACAAGACAATTACTCTGACGATTCACTCAACTGATGCAGAGCGACTCGCAGGACTCCCTATTTCTTGGTACTACTGGGATAGTAATAATATTATTCAAGACTTAATAGTTACTTCCTCACTCAGAGAAAATGACCAGTGGCAAGTCTTGATCGCAAACTTCCCAATCCCAACAAAGCAAACAATCAACGGGGTGAAAGCTTCATGGGTAGAGGCTCGACTCAATACTGCTTTACTGCCAGACTCTCAATTACCAAAAATTAATTATATCAGTGTCAAGGTAAATATTCAGCATAGTGAGTTAGTTCCTGACCTTGGATTTACCAACTTCTTGGCACTTGACCTGAGTAAAGATTTTTATCCCTTCGGTACACAACCAGCCTTTAACGACACTCTATACCTGGCTAGTGAAAAAGCATTTGCCAACCCAGGAAGCAAGGTGACGTTAAATGTGAAACTTAGTGAATTTTCACCCTTACCAATCAATCCTGCGGCAGACTTAGAAATTGCATGGGAAGTTGGAAATGGTCGTGTTTGGGAGCTAGTAGGTAAGTCAGTTTCTCATAGTTCTGGTAGTAACTCTGGCTTCATTGATATGACTCAAGCTTTTACTAAAAATGGCAAAATTGAATTCACCCTACCCTCAGAAATTGGCTTAGAAACAGTTAATGGACAAAGCAATTATTGGATACGCGCTCGGATTATTAAAGGTAACTACGGTACGAGAACGGCTCTTACTCAAGAACTTACACACACTACACTAAGTGAAAATAGTCAAGACACCGATCCAAATGAGAGAAAAATAATTAAAGTTACTAGTGTTCGAGGTTTCTTACCAGGCGATCGCATTCAAATTGCTTCTGGTGGTAATAACCAAGAAGACGCTGAGATTGAAAGCATTAATTTGGCAGAAAGTAAATTTATCCTACGTGCAGCCCTCACCCACGATCACCCTATCGGCACAAGTGTAATCCTGTGGAGCAACTCAGCTTTAGGTCCACCATCAATCGCATCCCTTACCCTGAGTTATGACTATAAGCAGAGTGCTGCTGTGTCTGCCTGTCAGACTTACAATGACTACACCTATGTTGACTGTACAGCCGCAGCAACTCAACTAGACTCTTCTGGCTTTGAACCCTTTACCCTCACAATAGACACACAGCCAAACCTCTACTTGGGATTTGACAAACCTTTCTCTAACCGATCCGTTACACTCTATGTTGGTTTAGAGACATTACTTTACCAAGCAGAAATATCTTTCAAAAATCAAAATTTAACTAAAGAACTAGCTCCAATCAACTGGGAATATTCCAGTTCTTCAGGTTGGATTTCTCTGCAAGTTCACGATGAAACTCATGCTTTTACGCAACGGGGCTTAATTCGCTTCACGGGTTTACAACATATTCAGCCTCGCACAGAATTTGATCGCAACCTTTATTGGTTACGTGCTTACACAAAAAACAATAAAGATCAACAGCAAACCTTGCCGCCCATGCGACATCTGCTACTGAATACGACTTGGGCTACTCAAGTAATCACAATCGAAAATGAAATTTTGGGATCTAGTAATAGCCAACAAAACCAGGTTTTTCGCACAACCAAAACACCAGTATTAAAAGGACAACATCTGGAAGTGTTTGAGCCTCAGATGCTTTCACCAAAAGAACGGAACAAAATTATTGAACTTGAGAGTAAGGATGCGATCGCACCGATTTTAGGTTTTGCTGGTGAATTGGAAGGTGTTTGGGTGCATTGGCATCAAGTACCGAATTTCAATGCTTCTGATACATGGGATCGTCACTATATTCTGGATCACCTTACTGGTGAAGTGCGTTTTGGCGATGATCAACGGGGAAGAGTCCCGCCTCAAGGTCGTAACAATATCCGTATAACTTACCAGACTGGTGGCGGTGAAAATGGTAACTGTCCAGCAAAAACTATTGTTCAACTTAAATCGGCAGTACCCTACATAGACAGTGTTACAAACTATGAAGCTGCTGGTGGTGGTGCTGATCCAGAGACACTAAATGCTATCAAAGAACGGGGTCCCAAAACACTCCGTCATCGGGGTAGAGCTGTAACTGCTCAGGATTTTGAAGATTTGGCCCAAGAAGCATCTCCTGCTGTTGCTAAAGCCAAGGCCATTACTCCTTCTAAGAAAAATGGTATTGGTCTAGTTGATTTGATCGTTGTACCCCATAGCCAAGAGCCTCAACCAATCCCCAGTTTAAACCTACTGGAAAACGTTGCCAATTACATTCGCGATCGCTGTGCGCCTACCTTGGAGTTGCGAACCAACGGCCCGGATTGGATCGCCATTAGCGTTAAAGCAGAGGTAGTACCAGTGTCTTTAGCAATGACCATGAATCTTGAGGTAACTATAGTCAATGCCTTGCAGGACTTTCTGCATCCACTCACTGGTGGTTGGGAGAAACAGGGATGGCCTTTTGGTCGCACACCGCACAAGTCTGATTTTTATAGATTACTGGAATCGATTGACGGCGTTGATTTTGTCACTACTATGTCTGTGCAGGAAAGCCAGCAATCGATCTTAACTAGGAGTTTAGTCTACTCTGGCAATCATACCATCAATATCACTTCACCATCACCGGAGGAAGCCTAATTATGACCTTACCTTTACCAAACCTAGACGATCATACTTACGCCGAACTGGTAGAAGAAGCTCGTTCTCTGATTTCTAATTTATATCCTAAGTGGACAAACCATAATCCCACAGATACAGGGATCATTTTGATTGAATTATTAGCTTGGTTGACAGAGATGAAGCTCTATCAAATCAACCGAGTGCCAGATCAAAATATTGTCACTTTTCTCAAACTGCTCAACGGACCAGAATGGAGTTTTCAAGGCGATTTGCCAGAAAGGGATAAACAAACCAAAGCTTTAAACGCAGCTATCCGAAACACACTGTTGGATCTGGAGGAACGCTACCGAGCAATTACTTGTGATGATTTTGAATACCTAGCTATTCATCAATGGCCACAGACACCAGAAGCAAAAGCTTTGGGTGATGAAGGTAAAATCAAGCGATCGCACTGCATCGCCCAACGCAATCTCACTTGTGCTGATCCCAAAGCACGACAACAGTCAGCACCCGGACACATGCGCCTGATTGTAGTACCTGATATCTCCGACAATCCCACGCCCAAGCCAACCGAGGCTTTATGCCAAAGTTTATGGAAATTTCTGGATGAGCGACGTTTATTGACCACACGGCATTATGTGGTGGAAGCACAATATGTACCAGTAAAAATTACAGCAAAGTTATTCCTTGTAGACAATGCATTACCAAACAAAGTCTGCAAACAAGCTGTGCAAGATATTCGCCAATTCTTCCATCCTTTAACAGGAGGAAGAGACAGTCAAGGTTGGCCCTTTGGACGAGATATATACGTATCTGAAGTATATCAATTGCTGGAGACCGTAGGCGGAGTAGATTACGTAGAAGCAGTTAAATTACAGACACAAGAAACTTGGCGGTTCAACCGTGCTTGCAGCAACGCACTCATGAGCATTACTTTAAACCCGGACGAATTAGTAAATGTGGAGGTAAACGAAAAGTCTTTTGAGATCAAGACAATTGGTTAATCCTAAATCAGGTAATGTATATGGCAAATAACATCCCACTGACACAGGTAAGCTACTATTTACAATATCTGCCAGCCATTTTTCAGGAAGATATAG includes these proteins:
- a CDS encoding GPW/gp25 family protein; this encodes MNTNFLGVGWEFPVELDKNGKIKMAYYEQSIRRAIKMIIETAPGERVMRPDFGCGIHNFVFAVNSAGTATRVASEVSESLIKWEPRIDLINVNAFPDPDKAYILLISIDYRVRATNNEFNIVYPFYLEYQGV